In Dioscorea cayenensis subsp. rotundata cultivar TDr96_F1 chromosome 11, TDr96_F1_v2_PseudoChromosome.rev07_lg8_w22 25.fasta, whole genome shotgun sequence, a single genomic region encodes these proteins:
- the LOC120271691 gene encoding subtilisin-like protease 1, producing the protein MATPHLAGIAALLKSTHRNWSSAAIISAIMTTANRFDLDGNPILDDYEEHINRAKPNDMGSGQVNPIAVNDPGLIYDINPDHYIQYLCGLGYNDTQVSTVAGSSVQCSIVGNIAPEDLNYPSISISLDPSKTKFVYRTLKNVGDANEVYNIDVEEPKGISVVVSQPSIQFSQIGEEKNITLEFSSKGMSLNQGNILDGQLKLDSGKHFMRSPISVTIL; encoded by the coding sequence ATGGCCACACCTCATCTCGCAGGGATTGCCGCATTACTAAAAAGCACTCACAGGAATTGGTCATCCGCAGCAATCATATCAGCAATTATGACAACTGCCAACAGGTTTGATCTTGATGGAAACCCAATTCTTGATGACTATGAGGAACATATCAATCGTGCAAAGCCTAATGACATGGGTTCAGGACAAGTGAATCCTATTGCAGTCAATGACCCTGGACTTATTTATGATATAAACCCGGACCACTACATTCAATACCTTTGTGGTCTAGGATACAATGACACACAAGTTTCCACTGTCGCTGGTAGTTCAGTTCAATGTTCTATTGTTGGCAACATTGCCCCTGAGGATCTTAACTATCCTTCCATATCAATATCTCTAGATCCCTCGAAAACAAAGTTTGTTTATCGCACACTAAAAAATGTCGGGGATGCTAATGAGGTTTACAACATAGATGTTGAAGAACCAAAAGGAATAAGTGTGGTTGTCTCTCAGCCTTCAATTCAATTTTCACAAATTGGCGAGGAGAAAAACATCACTCTTGAATTTAGCAGTAAGGGAATGTCTTTAAACCAAGGTAATATTTTGGATGGGCAACTTAAACTGGACTCTGGAAAGCACTTCATGAGGAGCCCTATATCAGTCACCATCCtttga